One genomic segment of Sphingorhabdus sp. M41 includes these proteins:
- a CDS encoding MarR family winged helix-turn-helix transcriptional regulator encodes MSNSNALLVALRQINRAIDLQSKKLERETGQTTPQLLLLKALEKDGRAKPSVIAKSVHLSHATVTSIVDRLEKSAMVTREKSADDRRSVEIVLTEKGRECIENAPEMLQEDFLVSLSKLEPWEQNLLISSVQRIAVMMDASQLESAPILEVGEI; translated from the coding sequence ATGTCAAATTCAAACGCACTTTTGGTCGCCTTGCGCCAGATTAACCGGGCGATCGATTTGCAGTCCAAAAAACTGGAGCGGGAGACCGGCCAGACAACGCCGCAACTTCTGCTTCTGAAGGCGTTGGAAAAGGACGGGCGGGCGAAACCGTCGGTGATCGCCAAATCGGTGCACCTGTCGCATGCCACAGTGACATCGATTGTCGACCGTCTGGAAAAATCCGCGATGGTCACCCGTGAAAAAAGCGCAGATGACCGGCGCTCTGTGGAAATCGTTCTGACCGAGAAAGGACGGGAGTGTATCGAAAATGCACCGGAAATGCTGCAGGAAGACTTTCTGGTGTCCCTGTCGAAACTGGAACCCTGGGAACAGAATCTGCTGATCTCCTCGGTCCAGCGCATTGCCGTGATGATGGATGCGAGCCAGCTCGAATCCGCTCCGATCCTCGAGGTCGGCGAAATCTAG
- the proB gene encoding glutamate 5-kinase, whose product MVQGKTIVVKVGSSLLANEERLTPRWAFMHKLLEDLARLREGGAKVILCSSGSVALGMNMIGQRPETAGLRDKQAAAACGMPLLLNAYKQVAHEYSFEIAQVLVTLRDLEDRKRFLNTKNTVDRLLDANIMPIINENDTITTEEIRVGDNDRLSAKIAQMLQADELIILTQVDGLFDKDPSEPGAQLVEEVTDVSPYLAVTEGVSSLGSGGMLTKIQAAHMAQNAGCDTRIAHGEHDNPVTSVLNNERRHTRILANERPESAWANWLSDRLQMAGSIVVTEATAEAFKSGRRNIGREDVLSIQGPYVKGDVIHIYGESGDELARGLTNFSSDETMALARNPTLSAMQLLGYKTLGTLITDKNMVVLDDRHLTWDLPANEVMTEVIPQS is encoded by the coding sequence ATGGTACAAGGTAAAACAATCGTTGTGAAAGTCGGCTCCAGCCTGCTTGCTAACGAAGAACGGCTCACGCCGCGCTGGGCTTTCATGCATAAATTGCTGGAAGACCTCGCCCGGTTGCGGGAAGGCGGAGCGAAAGTCATCTTATGCTCGTCCGGCTCTGTCGCATTGGGCATGAATATGATTGGCCAGCGACCCGAGACAGCCGGGCTGCGCGACAAGCAGGCCGCCGCGGCCTGCGGCATGCCGCTTCTGCTCAATGCCTATAAGCAGGTTGCCCACGAATATAGTTTTGAAATAGCACAGGTGCTGGTGACCTTGCGCGACCTGGAAGACCGCAAAAGGTTTCTGAATACCAAGAACACGGTCGACCGCCTGCTCGATGCGAATATCATGCCGATCATCAACGAGAATGACACGATCACGACCGAAGAAATCCGGGTTGGCGACAATGACCGGCTGTCAGCGAAAATCGCGCAGATGCTGCAGGCCGACGAGCTGATCATATTGACGCAGGTCGATGGCCTGTTCGACAAGGACCCTTCGGAACCCGGTGCCCAGTTGGTCGAGGAAGTAACCGATGTCTCACCCTATCTCGCGGTGACGGAGGGCGTGAGCAGCCTCGGCAGCGGCGGCATGCTGACGAAAATCCAGGCAGCCCATATGGCGCAAAATGCAGGCTGCGACACGCGGATCGCGCATGGAGAACATGACAATCCGGTAACGTCCGTTTTGAACAATGAAAGACGACACACGAGAATTCTTGCCAATGAGCGTCCCGAATCTGCCTGGGCAAACTGGTTGTCAGACCGTCTGCAAATGGCGGGAAGCATTGTGGTGACCGAGGCGACCGCCGAAGCATTCAAATCCGGCCGGCGGAATATTGGCCGGGAAGATGTGCTCTCCATCCAGGGGCCTTATGTCAAAGGCGATGTGATCCACATTTATGGCGAATCCGGCGACGAACTGGCCAGAGGCCTGACCAATTTCTCGTCCGACGAAACCATGGCTCTGGCCCGAAACCCGACATTGTCGGCCATGCAGCTACTGGGCTATAAAACTCTCGGCACGCTGATTACCGACAAAAATATGGTCGTATTGGATGACCGGCACCTGACCTGGGATTTGCCGGCAAATGAAGTGATGACCGAGGTCATACCCCAAAGCTAG